A window of the Dyadobacter pollutisoli genome harbors these coding sequences:
- the odhB gene encoding 2-oxoglutarate dehydrogenase complex dihydrolipoyllysine-residue succinyltransferase, giving the protein MAEIEIKVPPVGESITEVTIGNWFKNDGDFVKMDEVICGLDSDKATFELTAEAEGVLHIKAQEGDTLNIGDLIATIDSASNGAPKETAPKKEAASPKESAPVEAAPEKIQDKAEPAAVAAAAVGSAPGKAYEMKVPAVGESITEVTIASWSKKDGDHVEVDEILCELESDKATFELPAEAAGTLRIVGKEGDTLAIGALICTIEAGAGSSAAAPAPQTTAPTAVAADKGYNEKHASPVAAKILAEKGIDPKDVNGSGSGGKIMKDDALKAGSKPAPAAQPASAPAAKPAAAAPAAPVGAAPAGARGQRREKMSSLRKTIARRLVAVKNETAMLTTFNEVDMKPVMDLRSKFKDKFKEKHEVGLGFMSFFVKAVTVALKDFPVVNAYIDGEELVYNDFSDISVAVSTPRGLVVPVIRNAETLSFAAIEKEIVRLAVRARDGKLGLDEMSGGTFTITNGGTFGSMLSTPIINAPQSAILGMHNIVERAVVVDGQIVVRPIMYVALSYDHRTIDGKDSVSFLVRLKQLLEDPMRLLLDM; this is encoded by the coding sequence ATGGCTGAAATTGAAATAAAAGTACCGCCCGTTGGCGAGTCGATTACCGAAGTTACAATAGGAAACTGGTTCAAAAATGATGGCGATTTTGTGAAAATGGATGAAGTCATTTGCGGGCTTGATTCAGATAAAGCAACGTTTGAATTGACCGCAGAGGCGGAAGGTGTTTTGCATATCAAAGCTCAGGAAGGCGATACATTGAACATTGGCGACCTGATCGCGACCATTGACTCTGCGTCAAATGGTGCACCGAAAGAAACCGCTCCGAAAAAGGAAGCAGCTTCTCCAAAAGAATCAGCGCCAGTGGAAGCTGCCCCAGAGAAAATACAGGATAAAGCTGAACCAGCCGCAGTGGCTGCTGCCGCTGTTGGTAGCGCTCCTGGTAAAGCATATGAAATGAAAGTTCCTGCAGTAGGAGAGTCCATTACCGAGGTTACCATTGCTTCATGGAGCAAAAAAGATGGCGATCACGTTGAAGTGGACGAAATCCTTTGCGAGCTGGAATCAGACAAAGCGACATTCGAACTACCTGCCGAAGCCGCCGGAACGCTCAGAATCGTTGGAAAAGAAGGCGATACATTGGCGATCGGCGCATTGATATGCACGATTGAAGCTGGCGCCGGATCTTCTGCGGCTGCCCCTGCACCGCAAACAACGGCCCCAACAGCAGTAGCTGCGGATAAAGGTTATAATGAAAAACATGCATCTCCTGTCGCTGCCAAAATACTGGCTGAAAAAGGAATCGATCCGAAAGACGTAAATGGCTCTGGATCGGGAGGTAAGATCATGAAGGACGATGCTCTGAAAGCAGGCAGCAAACCTGCACCGGCAGCGCAGCCTGCCAGCGCTCCTGCCGCCAAACCAGCGGCTGCGGCACCTGCGGCACCCGTCGGTGCTGCACCAGCCGGAGCGAGAGGCCAGCGCAGAGAGAAAATGTCATCACTTCGCAAGACTATTGCACGCCGTTTGGTAGCAGTGAAAAACGAAACGGCCATGCTTACCACTTTCAACGAAGTGGATATGAAGCCGGTGATGGACCTTCGTTCGAAATTCAAAGACAAGTTTAAAGAGAAACACGAAGTAGGACTTGGCTTTATGTCATTCTTTGTAAAAGCAGTTACTGTGGCGTTGAAAGACTTCCCGGTAGTGAATGCTTACATTGACGGCGAAGAGCTGGTTTATAATGATTTCAGTGATATTTCTGTGGCGGTTTCAACACCTCGCGGATTGGTTGTCCCTGTGATCCGTAATGCGGAAACCTTGTCATTCGCGGCGATTGAAAAAGAGATCGTACGTCTGGCCGTTCGTGCACGTGATGGAAAATTGGGGCTGGATGAAATGTCGGGCGGAACTTTTACCATTACCAATGGCGGAACTTTCGGTTCGATGCTTTCTACTCCTATCATTAACGCACCGCAATCTGCAATCCTTGGAATGCACAACATTGTGGAACGCGCAGTAGTAGTGGATGGTCAGATCGTAGTTCGTCCGATTATGTACGTAGCATTGTCTTATGATCACCGCACGATCGATGGTAAAGACTCAGTGAGCTTCCTGGTTCGCTTGAAACAGCTTTTGGAAGACCCAATGCGCTTATTGCTTGATATGTAA